In Pseudoalteromonas sp. MM1, a single window of DNA contains:
- a CDS encoding branched-chain amino acid ABC transporter permease, protein MSSLTMRPCGDFRTSYKQDNTIYETKTIRNVAIIAIALLCCAPFLVDAYFLTLFIQISYLGIAALGLNILVGYTGQISLGHGAFFGFGAFASAWLNMSFGIPVLLCIPIAGFLTMLVGMLFGLPASRIKGLYLAIATLAAQFILEDFFARAQWFTGGSAGSSADPVSIFGFVFNTDQSFFYIALFALVFMYIWGCNLMRSREGRAFIAVRDHYLSAEIMGIKLNKYRLLSFGVSSFYAGIGGALYAHYLGYVSAEGFTLFMSIQFLAMIIIGGLGSIKGTLMGVVFMVFLPEVLESGVGLMKMTDWGNIPMVVDGLAYIKEMAIGLVIILFLIFEPEGMAHRWAQIKNYWKFYPFSY, encoded by the coding sequence ATGTCTAGCTTAACTATGCGCCCGTGTGGCGACTTTAGAACCAGTTACAAACAAGACAATACCATTTACGAAACTAAAACCATTCGCAACGTAGCTATTATTGCCATTGCACTACTATGCTGCGCACCATTTTTGGTCGATGCATACTTTTTAACGCTGTTTATTCAAATTTCATATTTAGGCATTGCGGCACTGGGCCTTAATATTTTAGTCGGTTATACGGGTCAAATATCATTAGGCCATGGCGCATTTTTTGGCTTTGGTGCGTTTGCCTCAGCTTGGCTGAATATGTCCTTTGGGATCCCTGTTTTATTGTGTATCCCTATCGCAGGCTTTTTAACTATGTTGGTTGGCATGCTATTTGGCCTTCCCGCTTCGCGTATTAAAGGGCTTTATTTAGCAATTGCCACTTTAGCCGCCCAGTTTATTCTCGAAGATTTTTTTGCTCGTGCCCAATGGTTCACTGGTGGCTCAGCTGGCTCATCAGCCGACCCAGTCTCTATTTTTGGCTTTGTGTTTAATACCGACCAAAGCTTTTTTTACATTGCGCTATTTGCCCTTGTTTTTATGTATATCTGGGGCTGTAACCTAATGCGCAGCCGAGAAGGTCGCGCCTTTATTGCAGTAAGAGATCACTACCTATCAGCAGAAATTATGGGAATAAAACTTAACAAGTACCGTTTGCTGTCATTTGGAGTTTCATCTTTCTATGCGGGTATTGGCGGTGCGTTATATGCGCATTACCTAGGCTACGTTTCAGCTGAAGGATTTACATTATTCATGTCGATTCAATTTCTAGCGATGATCATCATTGGTGGCTTAGGCTCTATTAAAGGCACCCTTATGGGTGTTGTATTTATGGTGTTTTTACCTGAAGTGTTAGAAAGCGGCGTTGGGTTAATGAAAATGACGGATTGGGGCAATATTCCTATGGTGGTTGATGGCCTTGCTTACATTAAAGAAATGGCTATTGGCCTCGTCATTATTTTATTTTTAATTTTTGAACCTGAAGGCATGGCGCATCGCTGGGCACAAATTAAAAACTATTGGAAATTTTACCCGTTTTCTTACTAA
- a CDS encoding ABC transporter substrate-binding protein, whose protein sequence is MHNKLKLSSVFVCCSLAMSNHVIAQDSVFVGHLADMSGPTSFVGKNYADGVRDSLAYINENGGINGTRLESETIDYAYKVPQAIASYKKWYSRKKMVAMQGWGTADTEALISFVARDEVPVFSASYSGHLTDPTGKNPHTKKPAPYNFFYGASYSDSCRGLVQWAAEDWKNKGGKGKPKFTHLGANHPFPNAPKEACAEYATELGFDVQPAIVISMKPGDFKAQCLSLKSSGSNYGYIGNLGGSVLSLVKSCNTVGTDIQFMSNIWGGDKKIFNAAGEGIKDYIFPTMTPFWEDETPGMKLVREISKQSDPSGKEQRVHHYVRGVCSTFYMKEAMEWAKENGGITGENIKKGMYVKKNWVPKGLEGVCLAANWSKDDHRGVNQVNIYKGNYNKGNVTAEKVSVVTLERRDDWLGY, encoded by the coding sequence ATGCACAATAAATTAAAACTTAGTTCTGTATTTGTATGTTGCTCATTAGCCATGAGTAACCATGTTATTGCTCAAGACTCTGTGTTTGTAGGTCACTTAGCTGATATGTCAGGGCCTACCTCATTTGTTGGTAAAAACTATGCTGACGGAGTACGAGACTCACTTGCTTATATTAATGAAAATGGCGGCATTAATGGCACTCGATTAGAGTCTGAAACTATTGATTACGCCTATAAGGTACCACAGGCCATTGCATCTTATAAAAAATGGTATTCGCGTAAAAAAATGGTCGCAATGCAAGGCTGGGGTACCGCAGATACAGAAGCGCTAATTTCGTTTGTAGCCAGAGACGAAGTCCCCGTATTCTCAGCGTCTTACTCTGGACATTTAACCGACCCGACAGGCAAAAACCCACACACTAAAAAACCAGCGCCTTATAACTTTTTTTATGGCGCTTCATACTCAGACTCTTGCCGTGGACTTGTTCAATGGGCAGCTGAAGATTGGAAGAATAAAGGCGGTAAAGGTAAACCTAAATTTACTCACCTCGGCGCAAATCATCCATTTCCTAATGCACCTAAAGAAGCCTGTGCAGAATACGCAACTGAGCTCGGTTTTGATGTACAACCTGCAATCGTGATTTCAATGAAACCAGGCGATTTTAAAGCGCAATGTTTAAGTTTAAAAAGTTCAGGTTCTAATTACGGCTACATTGGTAACTTAGGTGGCTCTGTACTTTCGTTGGTTAAATCGTGTAATACCGTGGGAACCGATATTCAATTCATGTCGAATATTTGGGGAGGAGACAAAAAAATATTCAATGCAGCGGGTGAAGGCATTAAAGATTATATTTTCCCTACTATGACCCCTTTTTGGGAAGATGAAACACCTGGCATGAAGTTGGTGAGAGAAATATCAAAACAATCCGATCCATCAGGAAAAGAGCAGCGCGTTCACCATTATGTGCGCGGTGTTTGTTCAACGTTTTACATGAAAGAAGCAATGGAATGGGCAAAAGAAAACGGCGGTATAACCGGTGAAAACATTAAAAAAGGCATGTACGTTAAAAAGAACTGGGTCCCTAAAGGGCTTGAAGGTGTGTGCTTAGCTGCCAACTGGAGTAAAGACGATCACCGTGGCGTAAACCAAGTAAACATATACAAAGGCAATTACAACAAAGGCAATGTAACTGCTGAAAAAGTATCGGTAGTAACACTTGAACGCCGTGACGATTGGTTAGGCTACTAA
- a CDS encoding ATP-binding cassette domain-containing protein yields the protein MLTVNNIEVVYDEVIQVLRGVSLDVPEGEIVTLLGPNGAGKSTTLKAISGLLKTENGEVTKGDITFMGERIDSKNAEDVVRSGLFQVMEGRRIIEDMTSLENLKLGAFTRRDSQINQDIDMVYHYFPRLKERTGLAGYLSGGEQQMLAIGRALMARPKMICLDEPSMGLSPLLVKEVFAIIKKINEEQGITMFLVEQNANYALRAANYGYIMESGKVVLDGTQEQLMNNEDVKEFYLGGGNEDRKSFKDLKSYKRRKRWL from the coding sequence ATTTTAACCGTAAATAATATAGAAGTTGTATACGATGAAGTTATTCAGGTACTCAGAGGCGTTAGCTTAGATGTACCAGAGGGAGAGATTGTTACTTTATTAGGCCCAAATGGAGCCGGTAAATCAACAACACTTAAAGCTATTTCTGGATTACTTAAAACCGAAAACGGTGAAGTAACTAAAGGTGACATTACTTTTATGGGCGAGCGCATAGATTCTAAAAATGCAGAAGATGTAGTGCGCAGCGGTTTATTTCAAGTAATGGAGGGGCGTCGTATTATTGAAGATATGACATCTTTAGAAAACTTAAAGCTAGGTGCATTTACTAGAAGAGACTCGCAAATAAACCAAGATATTGACATGGTTTATCACTACTTTCCGCGTTTGAAAGAGCGCACAGGTTTAGCCGGCTATTTATCTGGCGGTGAACAGCAAATGCTAGCAATAGGCCGGGCATTAATGGCTAGGCCAAAAATGATTTGCCTAGATGAGCCATCAATGGGGCTATCCCCTCTACTTGTTAAAGAAGTATTCGCGATAATAAAAAAAATAAATGAAGAGCAAGGCATCACTATGTTTTTAGTGGAGCAAAACGCTAATTACGCGCTGCGTGCTGCTAATTATGGCTATATTATGGAGTCTGGAAAAGTGGTATTAGACGGAACACAAGAGCAGCTCATGAATAACGAGGATGTTAAAGAGTTTTACTTAGGAGGTGGAAACGAAGACCGTAAAAGCTTTAAAGATTTAAAGTCTTATAAACGCAGAAAGCGCTGGCTGTAA
- a CDS encoding phenylacetate--CoA ligase family protein — protein MTNLFNPKESQSHISREHDLFTKLPSFISYAKQNSPYYKNILANITADKITNREQLATLPITRKSSLISLQKTASPLAGLNSEQGHISRLFQSPGPINDPENCENDWWRMGQAFYAAGFREHDKVQNCLSYHLTPGGFILDSGARACGCIVIPAGPGQTEQQLDTIEGLKPQGYCGTPSFLKILLNKAQQQKRDISSITKALVTGEALPKTLRDEFTAAGINTLQAYASADVGLIAYESIADDGLIIAEDLIVEIVRPGSLEPVADGEVGEVVVTSFNHDYPLIRFATGDLSAIKSGQSTCGRTNLRIKGWMGRADQTTKIKGMFVHPEQVERVRLSVSGIAKVRLNVTSESHNDQMHLLCELSTSANDIDTKTLQNTLTENLKLYTKLNGSVELVSPGTLNDDGKVIDDLRATC, from the coding sequence ATGACTAACTTATTTAATCCAAAAGAAAGCCAATCGCATATAAGCCGAGAACACGATTTATTCACAAAATTGCCTAGCTTTATTTCATATGCAAAACAAAACAGTCCCTATTACAAAAATATATTAGCCAATATTACTGCGGATAAAATAACTAATCGGGAACAATTGGCCACACTGCCCATTACCAGAAAATCATCACTCATTAGCTTACAAAAAACAGCATCGCCGTTAGCGGGGTTAAACTCAGAACAAGGGCATATTAGTCGGCTGTTTCAATCGCCCGGCCCTATTAACGACCCCGAAAACTGTGAAAATGACTGGTGGAGAATGGGCCAAGCATTTTACGCAGCTGGTTTTAGAGAGCACGATAAGGTGCAAAACTGCTTGTCGTACCATTTAACGCCTGGTGGGTTCATACTAGATTCGGGAGCTCGCGCCTGTGGCTGTATTGTAATACCCGCAGGGCCTGGGCAAACCGAACAACAACTCGACACCATTGAAGGACTAAAACCTCAAGGCTACTGCGGCACTCCCTCTTTTTTAAAAATTTTATTAAACAAAGCTCAGCAGCAAAAGCGCGATATAAGCAGTATTACTAAAGCATTAGTCACCGGTGAGGCTTTACCTAAAACACTTCGTGATGAGTTTACAGCAGCAGGTATTAATACATTACAAGCTTATGCCAGCGCAGATGTAGGCTTAATTGCTTACGAAAGCATTGCAGATGATGGTTTAATTATTGCTGAAGACCTTATCGTAGAAATTGTTCGCCCTGGCAGTCTAGAGCCAGTAGCCGATGGCGAGGTGGGTGAGGTCGTTGTAACCAGCTTCAACCATGACTACCCTTTAATTCGCTTCGCTACAGGTGACTTATCTGCTATTAAATCAGGGCAAAGTACATGTGGGCGTACAAATTTACGCATAAAAGGCTGGATGGGACGAGCAGATCAGACAACCAAAATTAAAGGTATGTTTGTCCATCCCGAGCAAGTGGAGCGCGTTAGGTTAAGTGTTAGCGGCATTGCTAAAGTCAGGCTTAATGTTACAAGTGAAAGCCATAACGATCAAATGCACCTTTTATGTGAGCTAAGTACAAGCGCCAATGATATAGACACAAAAACACTGCAAAACACACTAACAGAAAACCTAAAGCTATATACAAAGTTAAATGGCAGTGTTGAACTTGTGAGCCCCGGCACTTTAAACGATGACGGCAAAGTGATCGACGACCTAAGAGCTACTTGTTAG
- a CDS encoding PaaI family thioesterase, with product MSKIAFQDCYIQSLSHCYGCGKNNPEGHQLKSYWLDNFEGSKTIAHFTPKPYHTAIPRFVYGGLLASLIDCHGTGSAAAVVHYKNNLTIGSDPTIRFVTAALNINYLAPTPIDKRLELVGEFSQVKDNKVIVDITLSTHNVICVKGEVVAVKMPATFK from the coding sequence ATGAGTAAAATCGCTTTTCAAGACTGCTACATACAAAGCTTAAGCCATTGTTATGGGTGCGGTAAAAACAACCCCGAAGGGCATCAGCTTAAAAGCTACTGGTTAGATAACTTTGAGGGAAGTAAAACAATAGCTCACTTTACGCCTAAGCCTTACCACACCGCTATTCCTAGGTTTGTGTATGGTGGCTTATTGGCCTCTCTTATTGATTGCCATGGCACAGGGAGCGCAGCAGCCGTTGTCCATTATAAAAATAACTTAACTATTGGCAGCGACCCTACCATTCGCTTTGTTACAGCGGCCTTAAATATTAATTATTTAGCGCCAACACCTATAGATAAACGACTAGAGCTCGTAGGCGAGTTTAGCCAAGTAAAAGATAACAAAGTAATTGTTGATATTACTTTATCTACACATAACGTTATTTGCGTAAAAGGTGAAGTAGTCGCTGTTAAAATGCCAGCCACGTTTAAATAA
- a CDS encoding peroxiredoxin-like family protein: MSNESNTLKVQTEAKVAAGRKGNPDFMKGVDETIAQAKAFQEGENALNLEQNAPRFELPNQLGEQVLLDELLKKGPVVITFYRGSWCPYCNLQLKALQSRLPEIHALGAQLVAISPQVPDGSMSESEISNMDFIVLSDQNADVAASYGVAWKVPAFLLEHMRVDRGLDLESLNNGNGSILPIPATFVLNSEGRVTWRYVDVDYRTRSEPQDIVNALKAL, translated from the coding sequence ATGAGCAATGAAAGCAACACATTAAAAGTACAAACAGAGGCAAAAGTAGCAGCAGGGCGAAAAGGTAATCCTGATTTTATGAAAGGCGTTGATGAAACCATTGCGCAGGCAAAAGCGTTTCAAGAAGGGGAAAACGCACTTAATTTAGAGCAAAATGCCCCACGCTTTGAACTGCCTAACCAGCTCGGTGAGCAAGTTTTATTAGACGAGCTACTTAAAAAAGGGCCTGTGGTTATTACTTTTTATCGTGGTAGTTGGTGTCCATACTGTAATTTACAGCTAAAAGCGCTTCAATCACGCTTACCTGAAATTCACGCATTAGGCGCACAGCTGGTGGCTATTAGCCCGCAAGTGCCCGATGGCTCAATGAGCGAAAGCGAAATAAGTAACATGGATTTTATCGTGCTGAGTGACCAAAATGCAGATGTAGCAGCAAGCTATGGCGTAGCGTGGAAAGTTCCTGCATTTTTACTAGAGCATATGCGTGTAGACCGCGGCCTTGATTTAGAGTCACTTAATAACGGCAATGGCAGTATTTTACCTATTCCTGCAACCTTTGTTTTAAATAGTGAAGGCAGGGTAACGTGGCGTTATGTTGATGTTGATTACCGTACACGCTCAGAGCCACAAGATATAGTTAATGCTTTAAAAGCACTGTAG
- a CDS encoding SIMPL domain-containing protein, with translation MKLITAIVLFFVPLITFANSSLPANRHISVQGTGEVLVEPDMAKILFKVNSVKNEPKAANNALENKVKLLIDGLNQFEISADDVVASNVKIEKTGMDYIETGDQALSEYAAIRTFEVTLNSIERVSDLTDFLLNQEVNAIQNIAFLSSKFEQLQAQATQLAIEDAKIKADLLADSFNAKVGEVRTISSTKNSYDSGFSTAITKMHRSQQDNNSFPQIRSNDLHATISFKSSINVVFDLEITD, from the coding sequence ATGAAACTCATTACCGCTATTGTTTTATTCTTTGTGCCACTTATCACTTTTGCTAATTCGAGCTTACCAGCCAATCGTCATATCTCAGTGCAAGGCACTGGAGAGGTATTAGTTGAGCCTGATATGGCTAAAATACTATTTAAGGTGAATAGCGTTAAAAATGAGCCGAAAGCTGCCAATAATGCGCTTGAGAATAAAGTGAAGTTATTAATAGATGGGCTTAATCAATTTGAAATAAGCGCCGATGACGTAGTTGCCTCAAATGTAAAAATTGAAAAAACAGGGATGGACTATATTGAAACAGGGGATCAGGCCCTTAGCGAATACGCAGCGATAAGAACGTTTGAAGTAACGCTAAACAGTATTGAGCGTGTGAGTGACTTAACAGATTTTTTATTGAACCAAGAAGTAAATGCCATTCAAAATATTGCGTTCTTATCTTCAAAATTTGAGCAACTACAAGCGCAAGCCACACAGCTAGCAATTGAAGATGCAAAAATAAAAGCGGATTTACTTGCTGATTCATTCAACGCAAAAGTAGGTGAAGTACGCACTATTAGCTCAACTAAAAACAGCTATGACAGTGGTTTTAGTACAGCCATAACCAAAATGCACAGGTCGCAGCAAGATAATAACTCTTTTCCTCAAATACGTAGTAATGATTTACATGCAACAATAAGCTTTAAATCATCCATAAACGTAGTGTTTGATTTAGAAATAACTGATTAA
- a CDS encoding 3'-5' exonuclease yields MVKKLLSQYLKRRNLLSQNALTQRYLVIDLELTGLDVNQHEIVSIAWVKIDNQCIKISESQHLINKDVKSLEQSPVFHGIVEDTVAKGQSLHSILTQLSRDFNDHILVFHNAILDWGFLKAALKNANISAQPKLILDTLHIEKKRLTCQGAEIKQDDLTLSACRTRYELPSYHCHNALTDAQATAELLLAQCHQINRGKEVKVGELT; encoded by the coding sequence ATGGTAAAAAAACTACTTAGCCAATACTTAAAAAGGCGAAATTTATTAAGCCAAAATGCACTAACACAGCGCTATTTAGTGATTGATTTAGAGCTTACCGGCCTTGATGTAAACCAGCATGAAATTGTCTCGATAGCTTGGGTAAAAATAGATAACCAATGTATAAAAATAAGTGAGTCGCAGCATTTAATAAATAAAGATGTAAAAAGCCTAGAGCAAAGCCCTGTTTTTCATGGCATTGTTGAAGATACCGTTGCTAAAGGGCAAAGCTTGCACTCTATATTAACGCAGCTAAGCCGTGATTTTAATGACCATATTTTGGTTTTTCATAACGCCATTCTGGATTGGGGCTTTTTAAAAGCTGCCCTTAAAAACGCCAATATAAGTGCGCAACCAAAGCTAATACTCGACACCCTCCACATAGAAAAAAAGCGCCTTACTTGCCAAGGCGCAGAAATAAAACAAGATGATTTAACCCTAAGTGCGTGTCGCACACGTTATGAGTTACCAAGTTATCATTGCCATAACGCACTAACAGACGCACAAGCCACCGCCGAATTACTACTCGCACAATGCCATCAAATAAATCGTGGTAAAGAGGTCAAAGTAGGTGAGTTAACCTAG
- a CDS encoding DUF294 nucleotidyltransferase-like domain-containing protein has translation MNVEQQEVAQFVCMQAPFSMLHDSACEYFVSHIDSVYLTRENQTQWLQTQSPKLFLIRSGLYDLVDAKGDVVKRLAQGDYFGYPSLLTGEAIQNRLQVQKEGIVYMLSQEHFDFLRREYKPFEQYFVRAHANRLLSSHYKSKNDSWSERRISELMTRTAITLAPDASIRQTAKKMKKHGVSSIMITEHAILVGVVTDRDLRNRVLADEVNPQNAVSTIMSVKPKFIFENNRVFSALHLMLKYNIHHLPVLDENHKPLGMLTSTDLLRQQKSDPVQLIGRIYKAHSIADLKRYAGEIPELLRSFSYNIEDISLIGKLLSGLTDALTSRLIHLFQEENGAAPTSFCFICFGSQAREEQTLHSDQDNGLLLPDDLSEQHQAYFKHMGEFVCEQLVECGIRRCPGNIMASSDECRMSVSKWCERFFKWIKSPTPNAMLNCKIFFDLRFIEGSNALYSGFCEQLNRISRDELFYAAMATDIRASSVPIGLFNKLKTQKSDNNHKYIDLKKRGVVIINDIVRLYALKAGIKRANTQERLDALLKHTLLNKDDIYNLKDCWRFLTQLRFSTQINEEGLPSNCINPDKLSSLERHQLKEAFYLVKQAQQAAAFKFARGSL, from the coding sequence ATGAATGTAGAGCAGCAGGAAGTTGCCCAGTTTGTGTGTATGCAGGCACCATTTAGCATGCTACACGACAGTGCATGTGAGTATTTTGTAAGTCATATTGATAGTGTTTATTTAACCCGAGAAAACCAAACGCAATGGCTGCAAACGCAATCCCCTAAGCTATTTTTAATTCGCTCAGGTTTATATGACCTAGTGGATGCAAAAGGTGACGTAGTAAAACGTTTAGCCCAAGGTGATTACTTTGGTTACCCTTCTTTGTTAACAGGAGAGGCGATTCAAAACAGGCTGCAGGTACAAAAAGAGGGCATAGTGTATATGCTCTCCCAAGAGCACTTTGACTTTTTACGCCGCGAATATAAACCGTTTGAGCAATATTTTGTACGCGCGCACGCCAATCGTTTACTTTCATCGCACTATAAAAGTAAAAATGATAGCTGGTCTGAGCGCAGAATATCAGAGCTCATGACCCGCACTGCAATTACCCTTGCGCCCGATGCAAGCATTAGACAAACCGCTAAAAAAATGAAAAAACACGGTGTATCATCAATTATGATCACCGAACACGCCATTCTGGTTGGTGTTGTGACCGACCGAGATTTGCGTAACCGCGTACTGGCTGATGAAGTAAACCCACAAAATGCGGTTAGCACTATAATGAGTGTAAAGCCTAAGTTTATATTCGAAAACAATCGGGTATTTTCTGCTTTGCATTTAATGCTTAAATACAATATTCATCATTTACCCGTGCTCGACGAAAACCATAAACCACTGGGTATGCTTACCAGTACCGATTTACTGCGCCAGCAAAAAAGCGACCCCGTGCAGCTTATTGGCCGTATTTATAAAGCCCACAGCATTGCCGATTTAAAACGTTATGCAGGCGAAATCCCTGAGTTACTGCGTAGTTTTTCGTACAACATAGAAGACATATCGCTAATTGGTAAATTGCTCAGCGGCTTAACCGATGCGCTCACCTCGCGCCTTATTCATTTATTTCAAGAAGAAAATGGCGCAGCACCGACCAGCTTTTGCTTTATATGTTTTGGCTCGCAAGCACGGGAGGAGCAAACCCTACATTCAGATCAAGACAACGGGCTATTACTCCCAGATGATTTAAGCGAGCAGCACCAAGCTTACTTTAAACACATGGGGGAGTTTGTATGCGAGCAGCTAGTAGAGTGTGGCATTAGGCGTTGCCCCGGTAATATTATGGCCAGCAGTGATGAGTGCAGAATGAGCGTGAGTAAGTGGTGCGAGCGCTTTTTTAAATGGATAAAAAGTCCAACGCCTAACGCCATGCTTAACTGCAAAATATTTTTTGATTTGCGCTTTATAGAAGGCTCCAATGCGTTATACAGCGGCTTTTGCGAGCAGTTAAACAGAATATCGCGCGATGAATTATTTTATGCTGCTATGGCAACCGACATAAGAGCCAGTTCAGTGCCTATTGGCTTATTTAATAAACTTAAAACGCAAAAAAGCGACAACAACCATAAGTACATTGATTTAAAAAAACGTGGTGTGGTGATCATTAACGACATAGTCCGTTTATATGCGTTAAAAGCTGGCATAAAACGCGCCAATACCCAAGAGCGTTTAGATGCTTTACTTAAGCATACACTACTAAATAAAGACGATATTTATAATTTAAAAGATTGTTGGCGATTTTTAACTCAATTGCGTTTTAGTACACAAATAAACGAAGAAGGTTTACCAAGTAACTGCATAAACCCCGATAAATTAAGTTCATTAGAGCGTCATCAGCTTAAAGAGGCTTTTTATTTAGTCAAACAAGCCCAGCAAGCCGCCGCATTTAAATTTGCCCGCGGCAGCTTGTAA
- a CDS encoding sodium:solute symporter family protein: MDVQTLTFIIVGLSFALYIGIAIWARAGSTNEFYVAGGGVPPLANGMATAADWMSAASFISMAGIISFAGYDGGVYLMGWTGGYVLLAMCLAPYLRKFGKFTVPDFIGDRYYSQTARVVAILCAIFICFTYIAGQMRGVGVVFSRFLEVEIETGVYIGMVIVFFYAVLGGMKGITYTQVAQYCVLVFAYLVPAIFISMMMTGHFFPQTGFGATLSDGSGMYVLDKLDGLSAELGFAQYTEGSKSMIDVFAITGALMVGTAGLPHVIVRFFTVPRVKDTRISAAWTLVFIAIVYTTAPAVASFARVNMIDTINGKDGSGTEYAQAPAWIKNWERTGLITFNDKNGDGKMFYTAGKVEDPNSANEVKVDRDIMVLANPEIADLPAWVIALVAAGGIAAALSTTAGLLLVISTSVSHDLLKRTLKPDISDKQELLAARLAAMIAIVISAYFGINPPGFVASVVAFAFGLAAASFFPAIIMGIFSKTMNKEGAIAGMVTGIGFTAAYIIFFKFVSPELNSPENWFLGISPEGIGLVGMVINFVVAALVLKLTKSTPLEIQQMVEGIRNPKGSGEAHAH; encoded by the coding sequence ATGGATGTTCAAACACTCACATTTATAATTGTTGGTTTAAGTTTTGCGCTTTATATCGGCATTGCAATTTGGGCACGTGCAGGCTCAACAAATGAGTTTTACGTGGCAGGTGGCGGCGTACCTCCGCTGGCCAATGGTATGGCGACCGCAGCCGATTGGATGAGCGCAGCGTCGTTTATTTCAATGGCGGGTATTATTTCGTTTGCAGGTTACGATGGCGGTGTTTACTTAATGGGGTGGACTGGCGGCTATGTATTACTCGCTATGTGTTTAGCGCCTTATTTACGTAAATTTGGCAAATTCACTGTACCTGACTTTATAGGTGATCGTTATTACTCACAAACAGCACGCGTTGTGGCTATTTTGTGTGCCATTTTTATTTGCTTTACTTACATTGCTGGACAAATGCGTGGCGTAGGTGTGGTATTTTCGCGCTTTTTAGAAGTAGAAATTGAAACTGGTGTTTACATTGGAATGGTGATTGTATTCTTTTATGCGGTACTTGGCGGCATGAAAGGCATTACCTATACGCAAGTAGCGCAGTACTGTGTGCTTGTATTTGCCTACCTTGTGCCCGCTATCTTTATTTCAATGATGATGACCGGCCACTTCTTTCCGCAAACCGGTTTTGGTGCCACATTAAGTGATGGCTCGGGCATGTATGTACTTGATAAGCTAGACGGTTTAAGCGCAGAGCTAGGCTTTGCACAATACACCGAAGGCTCTAAAAGCATGATTGATGTATTTGCTATTACCGGCGCTTTAATGGTCGGTACTGCGGGTTTACCGCATGTAATTGTTCGCTTTTTCACTGTACCTCGCGTTAAAGATACTCGTATTTCAGCAGCGTGGACACTGGTATTTATTGCCATTGTTTACACCACAGCCCCAGCGGTTGCCTCGTTTGCTCGCGTAAATATGATCGACACCATTAACGGTAAAGACGGTAGCGGTACAGAATACGCACAAGCTCCAGCGTGGATCAAAAACTGGGAACGTACAGGCCTAATTACCTTTAATGATAAAAATGGCGACGGCAAAATGTTTTATACGGCCGGTAAAGTAGAAGATCCAAATAGCGCAAACGAAGTAAAAGTAGACCGCGATATTATGGTACTGGCTAACCCTGAAATTGCCGACTTACCAGCATGGGTAATTGCATTAGTTGCAGCGGGCGGTATTGCAGCTGCGCTTTCGACTACTGCAGGTTTATTGCTGGTTATTTCAACCTCTGTATCGCACGATTTACTCAAGCGAACACTTAAGCCTGATATAAGCGATAAACAAGAGCTATTGGCTGCAAGGTTAGCCGCCATGATAGCTATTGTTATATCGGCTTACTTTGGAATTAACCCGCCTGGGTTTGTTGCATCGGTGGTTGCCTTTGCCTTTGGTTTAGCGGCAGCGAGTTTCTTCCCAGCAATTATTATGGGGATATTCTCTAAAACAATGAATAAAGAAGGTGCAATTGCTGGCATGGTAACGGGTATTGGTTTTACCGCCGCGTATATTATCTTCTTTAAGTTTGTAAGCCCTGAGCTCAATAGCCCAGAAAATTGGTTCTTAGGTATTTCACCAGAGGGAATTGGTTTAGTAGGTATGGTCATCAACTTTGTGGTTGCAGCACTTGTACTTAAATTAACAAAATCGACTCCGCTTGAAATACAACAAATGGTAGAAGGTATTCGTAATCCTAAAGGGTCAGGTGAAGCCCACGCTCACTAA
- a CDS encoding DUF4212 domain-containing protein: MAFKDEEQAKAYWAENISLLFKLLAVWFVVSFGFGILLVDVLNEVRFFGFKLGFWFSQQGAIYTFVALIFVYVFKMNTLDKKYGVDE; encoded by the coding sequence ATGGCTTTTAAAGATGAAGAACAAGCAAAAGCTTATTGGGCAGAAAACATTTCACTACTGTTTAAGTTACTAGCAGTGTGGTTTGTGGTCTCGTTTGGCTTTGGCATATTACTGGTAGATGTACTGAATGAAGTACGTTTTTTTGGGTTTAAACTTGGCTTCTGGTTTTCACAACAGGGCGCTATTTACACCTTTGTAGCTTTGATTTTTGTTTACGTTTTCAAAATGAACACGTTAGATAAAAAATACGGCGTAGACGAATAG